A portion of the Chelmon rostratus isolate fCheRos1 chromosome 15, fCheRos1.pri, whole genome shotgun sequence genome contains these proteins:
- the ap4s1 gene encoding AP-4 complex subunit sigma-1 → MIKFVLMVNRQGQTRLSRYYQPVELSRRAVLEADVVRCCLSRKKDQCSFVEYKDFKLVYRQYAALYIVVGVTDSENELSVYELVHNFVEVLDKYFSRVSELDIMFNLDRVHIILDEMIQNGHIVETNKSRVLAPLTALDKMADG, encoded by the exons ATGATCAAGTTTGTGCTGATGGTGAACCGGCAGGGTCAGACCAGACTGTCCAGGTATTATCAACCTGTGGAGCTGAGCAGGAGAGCGGTGCTGGAGGCTGACGTGGTCCGCTGCTGCCTGAGCCGCAAGAAGGaccag TGTTCCTTTGTGGAGTACAAAGACTTTAAACTGGTGTACCGTCAGTACGCTGCTCTGTACATCGTGGTCGGGGTCACAGACAGCGAG AACGAGCTGTCTGTCTACGAGCTGGTTCATAACTTTGTGGAGGTTCTGGACAAATACTTCAGCCGAGTG AGTGAACTGGAC ATCATGTTCAACCTGGACCGAGTTCACATCATCCTGGACGAGATGATCCAGAATGGACACATCGTTGAGACAAACAAAAGCCGCGTCCTTGCGCCTCTCACCGCCCTTGACAAGATGGCCGACGGctga